The genomic stretch CGCCTTCATGGATAAATGCCCTTTACCTGAACCGTCATGAAGTAGGGAATAAGGCGGAGTTTGTAGACGATATGTTTAGTAAATTTACAATAGAATATTTGAATGAGGGAGAATGGTATCCATTGAATAACAGCGGGGCGACGGTGGCAGAGCATCCGGCTTATAATCGTTTGTCTTTTACTCCGATAAAAACGGAAGGTATTCGTTTTATTAATAAAGACGCTCAGGATTTGGAACGGCATATTTATAAGTTGGGAATTCAAGAACAATTAAAGGAATCTTATAATTTCCGTGCGGTGAGAAGGGGAAATAAGCTCTATCTTTTTGTTGACGGAAGAGAATTAGGGAGATTGGATATTCATTATCCTGCTTCTTGTGTAGGATTTTGTTCTGGAAATTATTCTCCGGTATATAAAGGAATATTGTATTATCATATAGGAAACTGACTAGTATTATGAAAAAAAAATTGATTTTTATTTGGTTATTGATGTTGGGGACATTGACTTCTTGTCAGTCATGTTCCTCAGAATATAAGAATGTGAATGAAATAATTGTGGAAGAGCTGGAAATACCTGTTCCACTGGGTGACCCGTTTATATTGTTGCACAATGGGACTTATTATGCTTATGGTACTCACTCGGATGAAGGAATAGAGGTTTATATCTCGGATAATTTAAAAACGTGGAAATATAAAGGGCTGGCTTTGAATAAGAAGGATTCATGGGCAGACCGTTGGTTTTGGGCACCGGAAGTATATGAAGTGAATGGTAAATTTTATATGTATTATTCGGCAGATGAGCATATTTGTGTAGCAGTGGCAGATTCCCCTGTAGGACCATTTATACAAAATAAGCAAGAACCTATGATTGTTGAGGAGAAATGTATTGATAATTCTTTTTTCATGGATGATGACGGTACTCCTTATTTGTCATTTGTCCGTTTTAATGATGGGAATAATGTATGGATAGCCGAGTTGGAAAAAGATTTGATAACCCTTAAGAAAGAAACGATGCGCCCTTGTATTCATGTTTCACAGGCTTGGGAGGAAGTGTGGCCTCGAGTCAATGAAGGTTCTTATATTCTCAAACACAATGGAATTTATTATATGACTTATTCTGCGAATAGTTATGAAAGTCCATTCTATGGTGTAGGTTGTGCTACAGCTACCGATATAATGGGGGAATGGGCTAAATACGACGAAAATCCATTATTGCAAAATCCTGGTGGGTTGGTAGGTGTAGGGCATAGCGCCATGTTCACTGATAAAGAGGGAAAACTTCGTATTGTATTCCATGCCCACAAAGATAAAAGTAATATTCATCCGCGTGCTATGTATATTGGTACGGTAAATTTT from Phocaeicola dorei encodes the following:
- a CDS encoding glycoside hydrolase family 43 protein; translation: MKKKLIFIWLLMLGTLTSCQSCSSEYKNVNEIIVEELEIPVPLGDPFILLHNGTYYAYGTHSDEGIEVYISDNLKTWKYKGLALNKKDSWADRWFWAPEVYEVNGKFYMYYSADEHICVAVADSPVGPFIQNKQEPMIVEEKCIDNSFFMDDDGTPYLSFVRFNDGNNVWIAELEKDLITLKKETMRPCIHVSQAWEEVWPRVNEGSYILKHNGIYYMTYSANSYESPFYGVGCATATDIMGEWAKYDENPLLQNPGGLVGVGHSAMFTDKEGKLRIVFHAHKDKSNIHPRAMYIGTVNFENVNGTDRMRISKEYITPKLLQ